Part of the Bombina bombina isolate aBomBom1 chromosome 8, aBomBom1.pri, whole genome shotgun sequence genome is shown below.
ctgatacaccatgacatgtatacacagcacatgtacagcacagacagcagcagtgtcagcctccctctcacacactgatacaccatgacatgtatacacagcacatgtacagcacagacagcagcagtgtcagcctccctctcacacactgatacaccatgacatgtatacacagcacaggtacagcacagacagcagaaGTGCcaacctccctctcacacactgatacaccatgacatgtatacacagcacatgtacagcacagacagcagcagtgtcagcctccctctcacacactgatacaccatgacatgtatacacagcacatgtacagcacagacagcagcagtgtcagcctccctctcacacactgatacaccatgacatgtatacacagcacaggcacagcacggacagcagcagtgccagcctcccccacacacactgatacaccatgacatgtatacacagcacaggtacagaacagacagcagcagtgccagcctccccctcacacactgatacaccatgacatgtatacacaacacaggtacagcacagacagcagtgccagcctccctctcacacactgatacaccatgacatgtatacacagcacaggtacagaacagacagcagcagtgccagcctccccctcacacactgatacaccatgacatatatacacagcacaggtacagcacagacagcagcagtgtcagcctccctctcacacactgatacaccttgacatgtatacacagcacaggtacagcacagacagcagcagtgccagcctccccctcacacactgatacaccatgacatgtatacacagcacaggtataacacagacagcagcagtgccagcctccccctcacacactgatacaccatgacatgtatacacagtacaggtacagcacagacaccAGCAGTACcagtctccctctcacacactgatacaccatgacatgtatacacagcacaggtacagcacagacagcagcagtgccagcctccctctcacacactgatacaccatgacatgtatacacagcacaggtacagcacagacagcagcagtgtcagcctccccctcacacactgatacaccatgacatgtatacacagcacaggtacagcacagacagcagtgccagcctcccactcacacactgatacaccatgacatgtatacacagcataggtacagcacagacagcagcagtaccagtctccctctcacacactgatacaccatgacatgtatacacagcacagacagcagcagtgccagcctccccctcacacactgatacaccatgacatgtatacacagcacaggtacagcacagacagtagcagtgccagcctccccctcacacactgatacaccatgacatgtatacacagcacaggtacagcacagacagaagcagcgccagcctccccctcacacactgatacaccatgacatgtatacacagcacaggtacagcacagacagcagcagtgtcagcctccccctcacacactgatacaccatgacatgtatacacagcacaggtacagcacatacagcagcagtgtcagcctccccctcacacactgatataccaTGACATGTAttcacagcacaggtacagcacggacagcagcagtgccagcttccctctcacacactgatacaccatgacatgtatacacagcacaggtacagcacagacagcagcagtgccagcctccccctcatacactgatacaccatgacatgtatacacagcacaggtactgCACAtaaagcagcagtgccagcctccacctcacacactgatacaccatgacatgtatacacagcacaggtacagcacagacagcagcagtgccagcctccccctcacacaatgATACAACAtgatatgtatacacagcacagacagcagcaatgccaacctccccctcacacactgacacaccatgacatgtatacacagcacaggtacagcacagacagctgcagtgccagcctccccctcacacagtgatacaccatgacatgtatacacagcacaggtacagcacagacagcagcaatgccaacctccccctcacacactgacacaccatgacatgtatacacagcacaggtacagcacagacagctgcaGTGCCTGCCTCACCCTCACACagtgatacaccatgacatgtatacacagcacaggtacagcacagacaacagcagtgccagcctccccctcacacactgatacaccatgacatgtatacacagcccAGGTACAgcacacagcagcagtgccagcctccctctcacacactgatacaccatgacatgtatacacagcacaggtacatcacatacagcagtagtgccagcctccctctcgcacactgatacaccatgacatgcatacacagcacaggtacagcacagacagcagcagtgccagactccccctcacacactgatacaccatgacatgtatacacagcacaggtacagcacacacagcagcagtgccagcctcccctcacaAACTGacacaccatgacatgtatacacagcacagacagcagcagtgccagcctcctcctcacacactgatacaccatgacatgtatacacagcacaggtacagcacagacagcagcagtaccagcctccctctcacacactgatacaccatgacatttatacacagcacaggtacagcacagacagcagcagtgtcagcctccctctcgcacactgatacaccatgacatgtatacacagcacaggtacagcacagacagcagcagtgccagcctccctatCACACACTGATAcaacatgacatgtatacacagcacaggtacagtacagacagcagtgccagcctccctctcacacactgatacaccatgacatgtatacacagcacaggtacagtacagacagcagtgccagcctccctctcacgcactgatacaccatgacatgtatacacagcacagctacagcacacacagcagcagtgccagcctccacctcacacactgatacaccatgacatgtatacacagcacaggtacagcacacacagcagcagtgccagcctccccctcacacactgatacaccatgacatgtatacacagcacaggtacagcacagatagcagcagtgtcagcctccctctcacacactgatacaccatgacatgtatacacagcacaggtacagcacagacagcagcaatgccaacctccccctcacacactgacacaccatgacatgtatacacagcacaggtacagcacagacagctgcaGTGCCTGCCTCACCCTCACACagtgatacaccatgacatgtatacacagcacaggtacagcacagacaacagcagtgccagcctccccctcacacactgatacaccatgacatgtatacacagcccAGGTACAgcacacagcagcagtgccagcctccctctcacacactgatacaccatgacatgtatacacagcacaggtacatcacatacagcagtagtgccagcctccctctcgcacactgatacaccatgacatgcatacacagcacaggtacagcacagacagcagcagtgccagactccccctcacacactgatacaccatgacatgtatacacagcacaggtacagcacacacagcagcagtgccagcctcccctcacaAACTGacacaccatgacatgtatacacagcacagacagcagcagtgccagcctcctcctcacacactgatacaccatgacatgtatacacagcacaggtacagcacagacagcagcagtaccagcctccctctcacacactgatacaccatgacatttatacacagcacaggtacagcacagacagcagcagtgtcagcctccctctcgcacactgatacaccatgacatgtatacacagcacaggtacagcacagacagcagtagTGCCAGCCTCCCTATCACACACTGATAcaacatgacatgtatacacagcacaggtacagtacagacagcagtgccagcctccctctcacacactgatacaccatgacatgtatacacagcacaggtacagtacagacagcagtgccagcctccctctcacgcactgatacaccatgacatgtatacacagcacagctacagcacacacagcagcagtgccagcctccacctcacacactgatacaccatgacatgtatacacagcacaggtacagcacacacagcagcagtgccagcctccccctcacacactgatacaccatgacatgtatacacagcacaggtacagcacagatagcagcagtgtcagcctccctctcacacactgatacaccatgacatgtatacacagcacaggtacagcacagacagcagcagtgccagcctccctctcacacactgatacaccatgacatgtatacacagcacaggtacagcacagacagcagcagtgccagcctctctctcacacactaatacaccatgACATGTTTACACAGCTAAGGTACAGTACACACAGCAGCAGTGTCAGCCTCcttctcacacactgatacaccatggcatgtatacacagcacaggtacagcacagacagcagcagtgccagtctccccctcacacactgatacaccatgacatgtatatacagcacaggtacagcacagacagcagcagtgccagcctccacctcacacactgatacaccatgccatgtatacacagcacaggtacagcacataaagcagcagtgccagcctccctctcacacactgatacaccatgacatgtatacatagcacaggtacagcacagacagcagcagtgccagcctccacctcacacactgatacaccatgacatgtatacacagcacaggtacagcacagacagcagcagtgccagcctccttctcagacactgatacaccatgacatgtatacacagcacaggtacagcacaggcagcagcagtgccagcctccccctcacacactgaaacacaatgacatgtatatacagcacagacagcaacAGTGACAGTCACCCCTCAGACACTGATGCACCATGACATTGTGTACTCAACAAAAGTAACAATGTACCACAGACAGATTGCCAAATTGCCTTCTTTTGTCCCCAGAAGTCTTTCATTAAGAGGAGCTGGTCATGGACTGACAAATCAGAGACCCAAGTTCCTGATGCCGAAGGTGTGCTACATTGGGAGAGGGAGGTGATTGCGCAGCTTCTTTTGGAACCCAGGCATTCTCTCATGAGAAGTAGTGGTGATAGTGGTTTTGGCAGTCAGATCCTTAATGAGAGAGAGACTCACACCACCTCTTGCTTTTCCAATGACTTTAAAGGGGATAGTGGAATCAGCATCCCTGATGAGGACTCAGATTTTAAAGAGACCTCTCAAGAGGAGGCTTCCTTTGTCAAGCAACATCACCCTCATATTCAGAAGTACAATGGGATCAGCATCCCTAATGGCGACACGGGGTGTAAAAAGACCTCCACGGAAGAAGCACTATTTGTTAAAATACATCACCTTCATATAAAGGAGGACAGTGGGATTAGCTTGTCCACGGGATCTCCCTTCCTCAAACGCAACTGCAACCTTGGTGTTATCCCCTATggagtggatttaaaggatactgAAGACTGCATTGAAAATGGGATTGTGACTTGCTCACAATGGGGATATCTCAAACAACCTAAAAGTGAAAGACAGAGCAGTACAGGAAGGGAAGACTCAAATTCTCTAGAACAAGTTAAGGACTACATTTCACAGGGATCAGACAGAAGATGCAAAGGAGAAATGGTCTCACAAGGGATTAGTGAGGACCTCCAGGGACCCTGGGTTCAAATACCAGAATGCTTCCAATCATCTGTCCCACTCACTGCAGCTTTCAGTCCATTTAGCAGTGTTTTATGGGATTTAAGAGTCAGTTCCCCAGCGTTAGGATCAGTAGAACTAATAGACAGCAGATCCTGATGCAAGCTTTACAaactaatttatttatataaagtgctATGGGACATCCTTCCTATCtgggctgctaaaatcatactgaTCCATAAATGGCATTTGAATTGATGAATCTGTAATATCCTAATGGTTTAGATGGTGTTCATTGCATGAAAAATGTGAATGTCAATGCCTAGCCTCAAGTGCCACCTAATAACTTCCATTGCTATAATTCTTCTCTGGAACCCACCCTAGTAGTTCAATTAACACGTGCCTAAAACTCTTTCCTTCCCTGCAAATTAAACTCCCCATAAATCCTTCTGTTGACAAAAATAACCATTCCCTTTAATTCCTCCTATTGTTGTAAATAACTCCTCCCTCTAATTGTCCTAATGGTACAAATAGCCTTTCTCTGTCATTCACCAGGTTATTCATATCAACCCTCACAAAGTCCTTTTCATTGTGTCATTTCTATAACTCTATAACTCCTCCTCCAAATGTTTCCTTATAACTTGTCTAATTGCTCCATATAGGTTATTAATCACTGACTAGTGTCACAAATAACCCCATCGATATAACTGCCCCGGTAAAAAGAATTCTTTCATATGACTCTTCTTTTTACTACAAATGTCTTCTCTTATTGGCACACATAATAAGATCCGTATTATTACTCCATGTTATCCTAAGCTGCCTTCTGTGAAATATGGACTTTGTCCCTTGCCAGCCTGTCTCACTTGGCTGTGTATGGTTGCTGCTAAAATTCTTATCTGACTCCTGACAGGTCAGCTTGTTTACACACTAGCGTATTAATTTGCACATGTGCttctttttaataaagtttttttcattACAAACAGACAACAGTAGTCTTGTGTGTGCTTTATGAATAAATAGtcatagggggtcaatttatcaagctccgtacttttatgcataacctgtccacctgctctgaggcggcggtcgcggacagaaatcaacccgatcgaatatgatcgggttgattgacaccccctgctagtggccgcgaatctgcagggggcggcattgcaccagcagttcacaagaactgcttgtgcaatgatgataaatgctgacagcgtatgctgtcggcatttatcgatgtacagctggcatgatccgcaatatcggatcgtgGCCGTTCGCACCATACTAAATAGGGCCCTTTGTATGTTACTGGTAAAACAAGCCTCACATGCGGAAATGAGAAGACATCAAAAAGAGACGAAACACaatattttcttttgcattttacGTTAACAGACCAGTAATGCTTTATTACTTTATAGAGAACGCCATTACTTTTTTGTAGGTTGACCCTGCAACATGGTACATAGTAATTCCTTAGCTCAAGAGGAGCTCATGTCTAATTGGCAtagcaaaagggttaaagggacttaaaactataaaaaatgattcagacagagcatgccattttgaacaactttccaacttacttattttttctaattgtcgttttcttgttatcctttgttgaaaagcagtgatgtaagcttaggagtgtgcacgtgtctgcagcactatatggcagcagttttgcaagaatgttatactttagcaggaacactagatggcagcactatttcctttcatgtaatgCTTCAGAAATGTGCACGCCAGCTacttatgtatctcttcaacaaagaataacatgagaatgaagtaaatgtgataataaaaataaatttaaaaattgtattctcaatctgaaatatgaaagacatttttttggttccatgtccctttaaatatacgtaTAATGCTTTTCCAGAAGTGTTTACGTAGTAGCAAAACACTGCTTATTGTCCTAAAAAAAGGTCTGAAATGCTGATAAAAAAACGCAAAAAATCCCAAGCAGATCTTCTGTTCCTGACTGCTGATATATTGTGGATATGTAAAGTTTGCATCAATGTCGTTTTGCTGTGTGGGCTGTTGCTGAGTTATGTTCTTATCACACGTGTAGGTGGGGAAAGTCTAAATGCTGTTTGCGTCACCTCCTGTGTGAAGATTGCACTATATAGATTTCACAAATCACTTTATACGTCACATCATCTTTTTTTCAACATCCTGAAGCTCATTTACTATATTTCTTTACCTGCTTATTTGCTGTCTTCTCTGCTAGCCGCTCCacagataataaatatatttatagtaaaaactaATAGAGGAGATATTTGAAAAGTATACCCCTTAAAATGTGTTGCTCCCTTAAATCTTGCTGCTTTAGGTACAGATAACACAATGCATCTATTTAGCTAAACATTCTGGGTACTGACCACAGAAAAGTGTATAACTTCTCATGTAAACTGTGCTGATCTAGAGCCCCATTGTCAGATCACTACTTAATCATATAAGGACTTTTAATTACCAAAACAGTCTGGTGCTCAATTTAAGAACTGTAAGAAGAAAAAACTGTAGACTATCCACTCTGAATGCAGCAAGGAAACAGAAGCTACATATGGAAACACATCCAAAACCGTTGTTTGCATTGGGGGAAGTGACACAATTTTGTCTGGGGCTGCAGACAGAAACCACTGCATCCTGTGCAATACTGTACATACACTGATAGTGCTAACCACAAGCATTTGTCATAAATACTGTAGGAAAATATACAACAAGGAGTACAGAATAAGCTGGGATAGAGGGGCATCTGGTACTTGTTTAGCAAAGAGATAAGCATGGGTCACTGGGTCATCAGAGAGCTGGGTACCTGGTACCAGGTTAGCATAGAGAATATCACCTGGTGCTAGGTTAGCGGGAAGATAGGCACCTTGTACATGGTTAGCAGACAGATGGGCAGCTGATGCACAGCTAGCAAAGAGAAAGGCAGGGTTAGCAAATATATGGGCATCTGGTACAGAGTTAGCAGAGAGATGGACACCTGCTACAGGGTTAGCAAAGAGATGGGCACCTGGTACAGGGTTAGCAGAGAGATGGGCACCTGGTACAAGGTTAACAAAGAGATGGGCACCTGGTACATGGTTAGTAGAGAGATGTCCACCAGGTACAGGGTTAGGAGAGAGATTGTTAAGATGGGCATCCAGTACAGGGTCAGCAGATATATGGTGAGCTGGTACATGGTTAGCAGAAATATGGGCATCTGCTACTTGGTAAACCAATAGATGGACACTTAGCAAAGGGATAGCAAAGAGATTGGCACCTGGGAATGATTGTCAGGAAGCTGACCACCTAGTCACGGGTTAGAGATTGGCATTTGCTACAGGTTTAGCAGAGGGATGGGCTCCTAGTACATTGTTAGCAAAGGTATGGTCACTTTGTAGAGGGTTAGCAGAGAAAAGAGAACCTGGTACAGAGTAAGCAAAGAGATTGTCACCCTGTATAAAGCTAACAGATATATGGGCACCTGGTACAGGATAAGCAGAGAGTTAGGCCCCTGGTACAGGCATAAAGATGGTCAGTAGAGGGAAGAGGAAAGAAGGTTATCTGGTACATGGTTATCAGAAAGATGTGGCCAGTAAAGAGATGTTCATGATGCAGAGTTAGAAGTAAGATGTGACCCTGGTATGGGGTTAGCAGACCTATGGGCACCTGGTACAACAATAGTAAAGAAATGAATAGTACGAGGTTTGTAGACAGGCAACTTTTGCATGGTTAGGAGACTGGCATTTGATACAGGTTTAATAGGGAGATGGGCACCCGGAACAGGTTTAGGAGAGAGTGGCACTTGGTACAGTAAATTGTTAGAGAGGAAATTATTTAGCCATGTACCTGGATTTGTAGGGCTGGACAACAAGAGACAGCGCTTGGGGTGGTGAcgagctatagaacaagctattatgccttTGTTAGTTCCttagttgagtgcttctctctttttttatgtaTGATGTAACATGTATCTGTAGATCTGATCTGTAGATCTGAATTTAcacattctctctttttttatgtaTGATGTAACATGTATCTGTAGATCTGATCTGTAGATCTGAATTTAcacattctctctttttttatgtCTGATGTAACATGTATCTGTAGATCTGATCTGTAGATCTGAATTTAcacattctctctttttttatgtaTGATGTAACATGTATCTGTAGATCTGATCTGTAGATCTGAATTTAcacattctctctttttttatgtaTGATGTAACATGTATCTGTAGATCTGATCTGTAGATCTGAATTTAcacattctctctttttttatgtCTGATGTAACATGTATCTGTAGATCTGAATTTAcacattctctctttttttatgtCTGATGTAACATGTATCTGTAGATCTGAATTTAcacattctctctttttttatgtaTGATGTAACATGTATCTGTAGATCTGAATTTAcacattctctctttttttatgtaTGATGTAACATGTATCTGTAGATCTGAATTTAcacattctctctttttttatgtaTGATGTAACATGTATCTGTAGATCTGAATTTAcacattctctctttttttatgtaTGATGTAACATGTATCTGTAGATCTGAATTTAcacattctctctttttttatgtaTGATGTAACATGTATCTGTAGATCTGAATTTAcacattctctctttttttatgtaTGATGTAACATGTATCTGTAGATCTGAATTTAcacattctctctttttttatgtaTGATGTAACATGTATCTGTAGATCTGAATTTAcacattctctctttttttatgtaTGATGTAACATGTATCTGTAGATCTGAATTTACACATTTTGCATAAAGATAAACCTGAAAATATGAAATCCAGGAACATATCAAAGCATCACACATATCTAAATGCTCATGTTGGTAATTGTAAATATCTGCATATTTCCAAAAGATTTATTTACGTATGTTTTACaactcattcggctagattacgagttgtgcgttaaggtaaaaaagtagcgttaacaggtcctaacactgctttttcactaccgctgctattacgaatcttgcaggtttaggggcaccgcacacttctttggccttactgcaaaatgacttacgtaaacttcgtaaagtcttttttctatgggacttccatagcgccggtattacgagtctgtcctgggaggccaaaaagtgagcagtacaccctaccccgtcaagattcgcaccgcattttaaagtcagtagttaagagttttatggtacaactccataacataaaacacataactaaagtgctaaaaagtacactaacaaccataaactacctattaacccctaaaccgaggccctcccgcatcagaaatactaaaattaaatttttaacccctaatctgccgttccggacatcgccgccactataataaacatattaacccctaaaccgccgcactcctgcctcgcaaacactagttaaatataattttaacccctaatctgccgtccctaacatcgccacctacattatacttattaacccctaatctgccgctctggacattgccgccacctacattatacttataaacccctaatctgctgcccccaacatcgccgacacctacattatttttattaacccttaatctgccgcccacaatgtcgccgcaacctacctacacttattaacccctaatctgccgcccccaaagtcgccgccactattctaaatatattaacccctaaacctgagtctaaccctaacaccccctaatttaaatataattacaatacatctaaataaaattactatcattacctaaattattcctacttaaaactaaatacttacctataaaataaaccctaagctagctacaatataactaatagttacattgtatctagcttagggtttcttttattttacaggcaagtttgtatttattttaactaggtagaatagttactaaatagttattaactattaataactacctagctaaaataaatacagtacctgtaaaataaaaataaaatgtaaagtacctgtaaaataaaatctaacctaagttacaataacacctaacactacactacaattaaataaattagctaaattaaatacaattaaataaattaaatacaattagctaaagtacaaaaacaaacaaacactaaattatagaaaataaaaacaaattacagatctttaaactaattacacctaatctaatagccctatcaaaataaaaaaaaccctagcttaaactaaactatcaatagcccttaaaaggcataagccaatgggattttttctaccttaatttagacatgtgcgattctgttcggttcgattcggaaattcggaaaattcggaaaattcggagattcggatcgaaccgaatctccgaattaaaatagtaccgaatctaccgaataaatccgaataacttcggatttattcggtagattcggatggccatggattacaatagtattgtacagtatattaggttatatcactctgctatgggttacacctaatgtacagtacataatactagtctaatcccacctaacacttaccgaaattccaaatttccgaaccgaatcgaactgaatccagccgaatttatttgaatccgaatgaatccgaaacaaatccgaaccgaatttattcaaatccgaatgaatccgaaacaaatccgaaccgaattgattaaaatttttccgaattcgaatcgctccgaaccgaaattagaaaaaatccgaatcgatccgaaccgaaccgaattttttcgccatgcacatgtctacttaattcctattggcttataaaattctatcagccaattggaatctaagggacggcatcttggatgacgtcatttaaaggaaccgacattcagtaagaagactccagatgaagaggatgctccgcgttggatgtcttgaagatggacccactccgcgtcggatggatgaagatagaagatgccctctggatgaagacttcttcctgtctggaggaccacttcgcccggcttggataaagacttctcccggcttcgttgaggacttcggcccggttggatgaagacttctgccgcttccttgaggatggatgtccggtcttcagaactgtaagtcgatcttcagggggttagtgttaggtttttctaagggtgtattgggtgggttttatttttagaataggggtttgggccgcaaaagagctaactgcccttttaagggcaatgcccatccaaatgcccttttcagggcaatggggagcttaggtttctttagttagctttttatttgggggggttattttgtgggt
Proteins encoded:
- the IL10RA gene encoding interleukin-10 receptor subunit alpha: MSLYSAGAFPSVPKRVHFALDFFPHTLKWSPGESSSQDIKYEVQYKRYGNASWQTVPHCSPTSNLSCDLTVETLPRTLGYYGRVRSILGNETSDWVHTTRFNHRDVILPPPSLTLHMDQGSLIVQLALPQIRAKNIILRYEDVFPYSRVYYVHVRRTADNHTFMQMQSSLTFQITDLDGDMEYCVFVQPAVASRGNIGIPSAETCVHLPEKEISRKGLLVIASSIIVIVVLLILINFFICFYIREGVRTPAALKSFIKRSWSWTDKSETQVPDAEGVLHWEREVIAQLLLEPRHSLMRSSGDSGFGSQILNERETHTTSCFSNDFKGDSGISIPDEDSDFKETSQEEASFVKQHHPHIQKYNGISIPNGDTGCKKTSTEEALFVKIHHLHIKEDSGISLSTGSPFLKRNCNLGVIPYGVDLKDTEDCIENGIVTCSQWGYLKQPKSERQSSTGREDSNSLEQVKDYISQGSDRRCKGEMVSQGISEDLQGPWVQIPECFQSSVPLTAAFSPFSSVLWDLRVSSPALGSVELIDSRS